GATTAAGGGTTCTGCGGCCGATCAGATCCGCCACCGTATCACCATGAAGGCGATAGAGAAAATGACCAGGCCCCAGAACTTCGATTAAGAATATGTTGGCGGGTAAACTGCGATGCTGTGTGATGTCGAAATCAGTGCGCGAGGGAAGGGCCGGGGCAAACCCGGCCCACCATTCAAACAACCTGCGGGGTAATGGAGAAACGAACTGATCAGCAGATAGGGCCGGGACCCTTTCTACCTTATTAAAATTTTCTTCGCGTTTTAGGTCCCGGTTTGGATCCTGCTCCATAGTCTGTACTGCCTCTACTTAATACTAAACGCGCTAGGTCGCTAAATTCTGGCGATGCCCAGCAATACTTTGTGCTTCTATAAAAATACGCCGAATTTGTGGAAACTCAGCCTTAATAAGTCGTTCCAAACGGGATGTGGACGCTTCAACTTCATTTGCCCCCATCTCTTCTTTAAAGTCGACACTGATGTTCAGCAGGATATCATCAGGGCCTAAATGCATGGTCAGTGTTTCATTAACGGCCAGAATTCCGGGATCACTTTTGATAATGTTTTCGATTTTCCCGGTTACTTCAATCGATGCACTTTCACCAATTAACAGGCCTTTACATTCTATGGAGAGAATGATGGCGACTGATGCCAGTAGAATACCAATGAGGACGGATGCAATGCCATCAAAAACAGGCGCATCGTAGTATTGCGCAATTGAAATACCGACGAGGGCAATCAAAAGACCCAGCATCGCGGCAGTGTCTTCCAGCAAAACCGTAAAGATGGTCGGATCTTTACTGCGCTTGATTGCCCGCCAAAGACTTTGTTGGCCGATCACTTTTCTGAATTCACGGTAAGCAACAGACCAAGCCCAGCCTTCAAAGATAAGGCCAAGGCTCAAAATGGCGTAGTTCCAGTTCGGATTTTTGATCGCTGTCGGTGACTGGATCGCATGAATACCTTCATAAAAGGAGATACCGGATCCCAAAGCAAATATAAGGATCGCCACCATGAAAGACCAAAAATAAACCTCCATACCATATCCAAACGGGTGGAGTTTATCGGGCTGTTTTTTTGCACGGGACAGGCCAAGCAACATGAGTGTCTGGTTGCCTGTATCCACCAGCGAATGTATGCCTTCACTGAGCATGGCAGAACTGCCAGTTACCGCGGCTGCCGTAAATTTTGACACAGCAATCAGAAAATTACCAATAAGTGCCGCATAAATAACCTTTTTTGAACCGCTGGCCAAAATTTTTCCTTGAACTTTTATATCAATGGGTCGGACCCGCCGACAACAGATTTGAGAGTAGTTGGACAAAGTTAAAATTTCCATGTGAAATCGAAGAAGTGGCTAATTTTGTCTGAATAGGCAATTGCGGCTGTGAAAAATCTGCCTTAAACTCTCGCCTCCTTTTCGCGTTTCTATTCTGGAGGCAGCAATGCTTGACGTCACTGAAAATCCCTTGAACCTCAAAGACCCTCAACTTTTTCGTCAGCAGGGCCTGATCGATGGAAAATGGTGCGACGCAGATAGT
This region of Sneathiella aquimaris genomic DNA includes:
- a CDS encoding cation diffusion facilitator family transporter, which gives rise to MASGSKKVIYAALIGNFLIAVSKFTAAAVTGSSAMLSEGIHSLVDTGNQTLMLLGLSRAKKQPDKLHPFGYGMEVYFWSFMVAILIFALGSGISFYEGIHAIQSPTAIKNPNWNYAILSLGLIFEGWAWSVAYREFRKVIGQQSLWRAIKRSKDPTIFTVLLEDTAAMLGLLIALVGISIAQYYDAPVFDGIASVLIGILLASVAIILSIECKGLLIGESASIEVTGKIENIIKSDPGILAVNETLTMHLGPDDILLNISVDFKEEMGANEVEASTSRLERLIKAEFPQIRRIFIEAQSIAGHRQNLAT
- a CDS encoding PAS domain-containing protein, whose amino-acid sequence is MEQDPNRDLKREENFNKVERVPALSADQFVSPLPRRLFEWWAGFAPALPSRTDFDITQHRSLPANIFLIEVLGPGHFLYRLHGDTVADLIGRRTLNHEFSDENGSLDDRLLAKHMRRVATEKVAYQCFGDLAILDKEFINFESVDCPLENEDGIVTHILGVFAEVR